DNA from Chionomys nivalis chromosome 11, mChiNiv1.1, whole genome shotgun sequence:
ttgattttttttttcctagttttttttttttttttttggttttttcgagacagggtttccctgtggttttggagcctgtcctggaactagctcttgtagaccaggctggtctcgaactcacagagatccgcctgcctctgcctcccgagtgctgggattaaaggcgtgcgccaccaccgcccggctgttttttgtttgtttgtctgttttgttctgggacagtgtttctctgtgtaccctagttattctagaactcactctgtagaccaggctggcctcaaactcagagatccgcctgcctctgcctcccaagtgctggggttaaggatgtgtgccaccattgcctggctcctttatttatttttttaagatttatttatcttattatgtatatagtattcttaATAtgctgtctgcatgcatgcctgcaggctagaagagggcaccagatctcattacagagggttgtgagccaccatgcggttgctgggaattgaactcaggacctttggaagagcaggcaatgcgcaatgctcttaaccactgagccatctctccagcccctattttgttttttgaagacaggatatTATATAGCTTCAGCTGGCCTCACATCCCCTATATACtcaaggatggcctcaaactcctgaacCTCATGCCCcatcacctgagtgctgggatcactagCACCATTACACACTAGCTTGtgtagtgctgaggattgaacacaCACAGGGCCCTGTACATACTAGGCAATCATGCATTCTACCAACCAAGCTATGTTCCCAGCCTTGATGCCAAGGGGATGGACTTTCTCACATGACTCTTCAGGGAAGAAGCTGTTCTCCAACACTACATTTAGGCTGGTTGGGAAGCTCTGAGGATCACTGACTTTGTGACCCCAGAGCGACAGCAAGCTGACTTCAAGGTCCCAGATAGCAGACAAAATGGAAAGCAATGAGACCTCCCGACATTCAGTGGGTAACTCTGGGAAGAGCCCGGGGCCACAGGACAAAGTGTGAGTgcgtttttttttcttagctgagTCGGCCAAGGGTTGACTCCAAGATTGGACAAGGCAGCCCCCACTCTGAGCTTGCTGAAGGTAAGCTGACTGGGGTGGGCCTAAGGGCTTCAGAAGCTGAGTCAGCTAGAGCGGGGGATGCTGGGAACCAGGGAATCTTCCAGATCTGACAACTCTTCCTTGCCCTGGGCAATTATAAAGCCACAAATCACAAAGAAATGGTGGCGTCAGCACCTTGGGGACCCTAATGGAATCCCATGCTATAAAAATTCAATCAGCCAGCTGACCTCGTGTAAGCCTGGCCAAGGCAGTGAGGCTGGGGTGGATAAGGACACTACAGGCAGGAGGACCCTCGGAGTCTGATAGACACCCCCATCAATCCCCTATTTTCAGACCTTCTGGAACAGGTCCTTTGGCCCCACGGGGATCAGCATCCTTCTTGGGCACGAATCTTTAAGAGGCTCCACTATAGTTGGGAGGGGTATGGGAGCTGGTTGGCTTGCTCTAccttgtgtgtatgtggcagAGTAGGGTGGTCAGAGTCATATCTATATGGTCCTTCCCAAAGTCCCCAAGAGTACAGGACAGTGACAGGACCTCTGGGGACCTCAAAGCGCTTGGGAACTGAAGAACAGGTGCACTcttaagactggagagatggctcagagattaagagcactggctgctcttccagtggttctgagttagattcccagcaaccacatggtggttaacAATCGGCTGTAATGAGGGTCCTTCTTCTAGCctgcaggtatgcatgcagtacagaacactgtatacataataaataaaaaaatcttttttttttaaaagatgcattCTTGTCATTTTAGCACTAGCCGAGTGGAGGCAGAGGGACAAGAGGAATTCAAAGTAGTCTTTGGCTACTCAGTGAGCTCTAGCCAACCTGGACTCCATGAGATTCTATCAGATAGGTGGAAGCAGGGACAAGGACAGAGCTAGGCCGCCCTGGACAGTCTCAAGAGACCCAGAGCATAGACTCTTAGTCATTGGGTGTGACCCTTCCATCCTGCAAACTCTCTCTACTTAGGAGAAGCGGGAGAAGTGGCAGGAGTCATTATAGAGATAGCTCCTGTTTCTGGATGTGGGTTGCAGGTCAAATCTCAGTGGAAAGGGGTGGGTTCAGGGCTCTGAGGAGCTCAGCTGTGCCTTAGAGATCTTGACCAAGGGCAGAGGTTTGTGTAGAGAAAGGACCTCTAGACTGGTCTGGAAGGATTTAAACCAAAGAGCCTAAGCCTTTGGTgctcttgtgatttttttttttttttatgtgtatatgtctggtCTGGGCACTACATGCAGgcagtgccagtggaggccagaagacagcattggaTGCTCCAGAATTGGAGTTAGAGACGGTTGttagctgccctgtgggtgttgGAAACCAAGCAACAAGCACccctagccactgagccatcttcctcgCCCCACGAGGACAGTCCTCTGCAGTGGCATGTTCACCAGCTCTCATGGCCGTGGCATGTTCATCAGCTTTCGTGGCCGTAGCATGTTCACCAGCTCTCGTGGCCGTGGCATGTTCACCAGCTCTCATGGCCTAACCATGAGCACCATTCAGCTTTGACGTGAAAATGCCTCCAGCAGGCATAGGGATTCAGGCCTATACTCCCagcagacaggaggcagaggcaggtagagtgcgtgagttcaaggccagcctgagctacttgacGTGATCCTATCTCTAAAAGATTacactaaatttaaaaaggaagaagtcaggctgtggtggcacgtgcctttaatctcagtactcaggagggacaagcaggcagatctctgagtttgaggtcagcttcgCAAGAAAGCAAGTTCTGGAACAACCagggcctacacagagaaacgctgtctgggaaaaaaagaaaaaaagaaaagccgggcggtggtggcgcacgcctttaatcccagcactcgagaggcagaggcaggcggatctctgtgagttcgagaccagcctggtctacaagagctagttccagggcaggctccaaaaaaaccacagagaaaccctgtctcaaaaaaccaaaaaaaagaaaagaaaagaaaagaaaaaaaaaaagaaagaaagaaagtaagccAGATATGCATACATCttcagttccagcactcaggaagcagaggcagttggatctctgtgagtttgaggccagcctagactatatagcaagttccagaacagctaagaccactttgagaccctgtctcaaggtggggaataaaagctggagagatggctcagttaggtTAAGAAGTTCTTGTTGGCTGTtattcttgcagaagatctgagtttggttcccagcacccacattaggcagtTGACACCCCGGCTCCAGAGTACCCTTccggcctcttctggcctcctcaggcattgcacacatgtgacagacagacacacacatacatatttaataatttagaaAAGGGGAGGACAGGCAAGATGGATCAGTAGGCAAAGGAACTTGCTGAGGTGtgggatgacctgagtttgatacttgAGACCCatgaactgactcctgcaaactgtcctctgacctccacatgcacaccttggcatgtgcacaataaatgcataaatagatgaataaatgtaacttaatgaatttttttaatatttatttatttattatgtatacaatattctgtctgtgtgtatgcctgcaggccagaagagggcaccagacctcattacagatggttgtgagccaccatgtggttgctgggaattgaactcaggacctttggaagagcaggcaatgctcttaacctctgagccatctcaccagcccaactTAATGAATTTTTGACCCAGGAtttctcctggaactcgctttgtagaccaggctggcctctaactcacagagatccgcctgtctctctcccaagtgctgggattaaaagcttgctcCACCACACCCAGTAATTTAATGAACTTTTAAGTCCTCACACAAAAGGAAAGACgctggtggttcatgcctgtaattatAATGCAAGAGGATCAGTTCAAGTGTATCCTGGggtacatgagactgtctcaaaaacaaaacaaaacaaaacctcaacaACAATCCAAAACACAAAGTTAAAAAAGGCAATGTGTCCAGGGAGCAGAGCCTCCTCTACCCCCGCGGAAAAAGCAGTTTGTATAATGGGGTGCGGATATGGAGTTTTGTGGGGAGGTGCTGTGTATTGCCCTCataataatgtttttcttttagggAGAGCCAATGGCAGGGTCCACTGTCTGCAAGATCACCATACTGTTCCTGGTCCTGCTATTCCCGGAGCTCCACGTGGCAGGCACCCTTGCATCTGGATCCTCTCCCCGGAATCTGCCTGAAACCCAaccccacctccccagctctaCACTGTGGGTGCCTCAGCCCAGTCATCATGGCCGACGGGGCCTGGGCAAGAAGGACAGGGGCCCAGGCATGCCCAGCCGGGGCCAGGAGGGGGCTGTGGTCACCGCCACTAGGCAGGCTTCCCAGATAACTCTTGGACAGCGCCCTGCCGGCCTTCTGCAGGACAAGGAGCTGCTTCTGGGGCTGGCATTGCCCTATCCTGAGAAGGAGTCCCGGTCTTCTGGGTGGGAGAGGATGAAGAAACGTGGCAGAGAACACAAGAGACGCAGGGACCGGCTGCGCCAGCACCGAGGTAGCGGGAGGCCGGGGAGCCCTTTACTCCGGGAAGGCTCTAGGCTCTAATGCGGAGGACAGGAAGTGGTCAGAGAGTCAGAGTTTTAAGGCCCCGGAGAGACCATTCAAAACCCCCAAAGGGGCAGAAGTGGGCTCCCAAAAGAGGGGATGCATCTTACTAAAGTCAGAGCAGTCTGCTagggagaggaagcagggagaggcagaggagggacagAGGTGGAGAAGAGGGAGCTCGCGATAGAAGCTCTGCCTCCTTAGGCGGTCAGTCATCCTCCTAGGTCAGGAAAAATCTACCCAACTCTAAGCCCTGTTAGCGTACAGACCGAAGAGCTGGGAACCCCCCTCCGGGCACGTCTTTTAATGAGCTCCAGAACGGAGTGGAAGCCGAGAGCTTGGACTCTGCGCTCAGATCTGTTGAGAGCAGGGTCTGACTCCACTATTCACTAGTTTGTAGCCTTGGGAAAGTCACCTGCATGAGCCTCAGTTTGTCCCACTGCAAAGACACTGCCCAACCTTAGTGCAGGAGGAGGTGACCTGCCGCTCAGAGAGCTTAGATTTGGGGGTCAGGACACCCTCCCGAAGCAGTCGCTACTAAATCCTGGGCATCCCAGTCCGCACCCTCCAACCCTGCACACCAGTGACCCCATGTGGTGGCCAACTGTCTGTCATGATTTCAAAGAGGAGAAAGTTGATTTGGGATCAAGGATTCAGAACATTCTAAGTTGCTTGGACATGTTGTGAGGCAGAGCTCGGTAGAAGCAGCGTGgagctgctcacctcatggtgCCCGGTGACTgagggaaaaaaggaggaggaggaagagagaggaagggagagacagcaCAGGAATAACTGGGTCCCAGTATCCCTTCAAAGGCACCCCCAATCACTCAAGTTCCTTCCACTAAGCCCCATCTCCCAGAGACCCCACTGCTTCCAAGTAGAGCGAGGGGCTGGAGaatcaagtttttcttttttaagatttatttgtaatgtttttagttatgtgtatgtatgtgtgaatacgTGCATGTGAGCGCGGTGCCCTCGGGGACTAGAGGCAtctggtctcctggagctggaataaaaggaggttgtgagccacctgacatgggcgctgggaatcgaactcaggtcctttgccaGAGCAGTGCACGTTCTtagcttctgagtcatctctccagcccaaagaccAAGTCCTGGGTCCTTGGGGACAGCAAAGATATATACTGCAGGGTCTTGAGAGAAATGTCAAACCTCCCATGCCTGCCCATCTCCAACCAGTTGGGTTGGCCCCTCCCCTAAACCAGATGGCCCCCTCCCAGAACCAACTGGTCCTGCCCCCACCAGCAGCTGGTTCCTCCCCCATCAGCTGACCCCTCCCGCTCCAACCAGCTGACCTTTCTCCGGCCTCACCTGGCCCTGAGCCTGCACTGTCACCTGGCTACTAAGTCTTTTCACGTGACAAGACTGCCTTAGGGACAGAGCGACTGCCACAGACGGGCTGGCTGGGTGCAGATAGTGAGAGAGAAGGCACTTGCTTCCTGGCCAGGTTGACTGAGACTCCCCAGACGCCAAGGACAAATGTCATCATACTCCCTCCCATTCTCGGGAGTCCCCTGTGCCAATTTGGAAACTGCTGATGCCTGAGGACCAGCAGGAGAGCACAGTACACATGGGGTCCCCAATTTCCCTCTTTGGTCAAGAGGCAGGACCCTCCTGAGGGAAAAAACACGGTGGCAGGAGACAGATGAAGCCCACAGGTCAGGCCAGTTTATCACCACTTGTGAAGCCTCAGGCTGACTGGGGTTCATTTCTGTGAGGTGGGGTGGACCCCACAGGATCCGAATCAACTTATACCTGTCTTGCAAGGACAAGTGTAGACGACCAGCCCCCCATCTTCCATCCTGGTCCCATTGTTTGTGACCTTGTGCCCTTCCGCTCTCAGTCTCCCACCTGAGTGTCTTCAAAGGTGGCCCCAGAAATCAAAAGCATTGGCTTTGCACCCGGGACGGAGGTTCAAATCTATGCCCTGCCATACGAGAACTGTGGGTCCTTAGTGAAACTGCCTAACCTCTCTGACTTGAGTTCCTCCACTGTAGATTAGCAGCAACTGCTTCTCAGAGTTCCTGAGACACTTAGATGAAGTAACTACTGTGAAGtggcgtgtgcgtgtgtgcgtgcatgcatgtgtgcatgtgtgtaagcagTGGCTCTCCTGCCAGCTTTCTCAAAGTCTCCCCAAGCAGTGTCCCTCAGCCTCCATGAAcctcacctcctccaggaagccttctatGGTTTTATGTCCCTAGTTGCCCTCAGGCATCCTGGATCCAGACTTCTTTCTAGAATGCAGCTTCTCGAGGACAATCTTCCAACTAGTCTCCCAGTGACTGCTGTTTCTGGGTCTCTAGCAGGGTAGGCAGCAAGGGTGTTGGATAAACCAAGGGTCCGTGATTCCAACAGCCCTTGGCTCACAGCAGAAAGGTCGGACTGCCCTGTAGGTGGACACTGAGCAGCAGGCTGGTCACCCTGTGTTTGCCCTGTCTCAGGACGAGCTGCCATCCGCGGGCCCAGCTCCCTAATGAAGAAGGTGGAACCTTCTGAAGACCAGATGCTGGAGGCTGCAACAGAGGAGTCTTCTACCAGCCTGGCCCCAACCATGCTCTTCCTAACCACAGCAGATGTCGCCACGCCTACCCCAGAGGAGTCCCGGATCCTGCCTGTCACCTCCCTGCGGCCCCAGGTAAGGGCACATGCCTCCTATCAGGACTGAACAGAACTGTAGAATTAAGGTGTGCATCAAAAGGGACTTTCCTGGAGTGGCCTACAGGCTGTGGTCCGGCTGGTCCAACAGCTGCTGTCTCCCCacggaaaggcaaagaaagaatcaGGTTTGGTCCATGAGGCCAggtatctcagctggtcttttcTGTGTCATAATCCTGAAGTAGGTTCTAATACCAGCAAATACCTCGGCAGCAGGACAGACAGACTTGCCACCAAAAGTGAGGACAAgtagacaaaaagcaaaagcttccttcttccatgtccttccaggcatgtgggggcggggggggggcggggaccGGAAGGTGTGGCCCTGATTTAGGGCCGGTCTTCTCACCTTGAACGATCCAATCGagaaaaatctctcacaggtgtgcccagctgcttgggttttaatTGATTCTCCTCCTATTCTACTTAGATAAACTGAGGCACAGCAGGAGGGTGGTAGGGGAAGCCAGTAAGTTTTTTGCCCCACTGGGTATTCTGCCTCCAGAAAAAAATGCCAACAACCACAGCATATGGCCTTGGGGGCTTGGGCTGGGACAACCAGGAAGCCAGTGCCAGCTCAGCATGCTGGTCTCTACACACGTAGAGGAGGACTCCTGGGAGGACCTTTAAAGTCTGGAAGAGCTCGAAAAGCAGCCAGGAGATTTTAAAACCCATGACTAGAGTGGCATAGGTCAGTGAGGTGGCTGACCCGTCTACTCCCCGACTCTGAGAAAGTAAATGGGAAGGGAACAGGGACGCTCACACAGCTCTGACCGCTGGTGACTCAAGAAGGGCACAGGAGTTCACCTGGCCATTCTCGTTtatgaagggaagaggaaggggacagACAGCTCGAAAGCTGTGGCCATGGGCAGGTAGTTACAGTCTGTGCCTTGCTGAACCCTGGCCATCACGTACACGGGGACCCAGCCACGATATCTGGTCCTCAGTAGTTTCCAGGATTTTGTTCAACGTTGTGAGTGGGTCAGCGTTGTGAGTGGGTCAGCGTTGTGAGTGGGTCAGCGTTGTGAGTGGCCCTCTGTTGTGAGTGGGATTGAGGCCTGCATGTGGTCTTCATAGGACCTTGAGAGACGGCAAAGAAATGAGCAGTGGGCCCACCTCTAATTCCCTCCCTGATGGGCTAAGACATTCTGAACAAGCCGGTACCGCAGCCTCCCTCACCATTGCCTTGATGTCTTCACTTGGAAGACTCCAGGTCTCCTCCCCACCTCGTCTTCTGCAGGCACAGCCCAGGTCAGATGGGGACGTGATGCCCACGCTGGACATGGCCTTATTTGACTGGACTGACTATGAGGATTTAAAGCCAGAGGTCTGGCCTTCTGCAAAGAGGAAAGGTAAGTCTGCTTTGCCCCCTGGCCCCATGTTTGGACTCCTCTGTCCAGCACCTACTGAAGAGGACCCTTGCTGAGTCCAGGATGACCCGCAGGCGTCCGGAAGTGGGCTGGAGAGCATCACTCTAAGCTGAGCCCGACTAACTGTGGCAGTCTCCCAAGCTCTCTGCACACAGGTCCCACGCCTCTTACAGGGAGATGGGCTACGGGATCTGCTTCGGGGAAGAAAGTGaagtagagagaggcagaggatctTGTCCGGGCCACACTGTGGGAGTGGCCACTGACTGTGTGACACCCCCAAGTCTTGTGCTTAATATGACCTCCAATTTCCTTGTCCCCAGAGAAACACTGGAGTCAGTATGCCAGTGATGGTAATGAGACATCGCCAGCTGAGGGGGAACCGTGTGACCATCACCAGGATTGCCTGCCAGGTACCCTGGTACCCCTAAACCCACACGTGAGGCACCAGACTGGGAGGGAATGCCAGAAAGGCAGGTGAGACAGGGCTTCTAGCATGGGAGCAAGCCTGAGTGAGGGTCATGACCCTTT
Protein-coding regions in this window:
- the Draxin gene encoding draxin gives rise to the protein MAGSTVCKITILFLVLLFPELHVAGTLASGSSPRNLPETQPHLPSSTLWVPQPSHHGRRGLGKKDRGPGMPSRGQEGAVVTATRQASQITLGQRPAGLLQDKELLLGLALPYPEKESRSSGWERMKKRGREHKRRRDRLRQHRGRAAIRGPSSLMKKVEPSEDQMLEAATEESSTSLAPTMLFLTTADVATPTPEESRILPVTSLRPQAQPRSDGDVMPTLDMALFDWTDYEDLKPEVWPSAKRKEKHWSQYASDGNETSPAEGEPCDHHQDCLPGTCCDLREHLCTPHNRGLNNKCFDDCMCMEGLRCYAKFHRNRRVTRRKGRCVEPETVSGDQGSFINI